The following coding sequences lie in one Vicinamibacteria bacterium genomic window:
- a CDS encoding uracil-DNA glycosylase codes for MGDRTFIEEQIRERLRFYGSITPFGFPRSERRKTPSSEPIAKASRETLEAIRRDLGECTRCRLSDGRTHLVFGMGNPDADLMFIGEAPGYDEDQQGFPFVGPAGQLLTKIIQAIDLTREEVYITNVVKCRPPRNRDPEPDEVERCRPYIERQVDSVRPRVICALGRVATQNLLRTEESISRLRGRIFSYRGVRLVPTFHPAYLLRNPEKKRECWEDMKLIRRLLASPP; via the coding sequence GTGGGCGATAGAACGTTCATCGAAGAGCAGATTCGCGAGCGACTTCGCTTCTATGGATCGATCACACCCTTCGGCTTTCCGAGATCCGAACGACGTAAGACCCCGTCCAGCGAACCGATCGCGAAGGCCTCGCGCGAGACCCTCGAGGCGATTCGACGGGACTTGGGCGAGTGCACCCGGTGTCGGCTCAGCGATGGGCGCACACACCTCGTCTTTGGAATGGGCAATCCCGACGCCGATCTCATGTTCATCGGCGAGGCCCCCGGCTACGACGAAGACCAGCAAGGCTTCCCCTTTGTAGGCCCCGCCGGTCAGCTCCTCACCAAAATCATCCAGGCCATCGATCTGACCCGAGAAGAGGTCTATATCACCAACGTCGTCAAATGCCGGCCTCCTCGGAACCGCGACCCCGAGCCTGACGAAGTGGAGCGGTGCCGACCCTACATCGAGCGACAAGTGGATTCGGTTCGGCCCAGGGTGATCTGCGCGCTCGGAAGGGTCGCCACGCAGAATCTTCTTCGCACCGAGGAAAGTATCTCGCGACTCCGCGGACGCATCTTCTCCTATCGCGGCGTTCGTCTCGTCCCTACGTTTCATCCTGCGTATCTCCTGCGCAACCCAGAGAAGAAGCGCGAATGCTGGGAGGACATGAAGCTGATTCGCCGCTTGCTCGCGAGCCCGCCATGA